One segment of Theobroma cacao cultivar B97-61/B2 chromosome 9, Criollo_cocoa_genome_V2, whole genome shotgun sequence DNA contains the following:
- the LOC18589063 gene encoding 5'-nucleotidase domain-containing protein DDB_G0275467 — protein MASFRRLLPLCSSLNRTSFSSPRVREGLGANVRGYSGIAPSEETISKFEEGIRRAEADLVVNDDIDKIRREFDAAKRSFLKIPEALKAMPKTNPEGIYVNRSIRLDLIQVYGFDYDFTLAHYSANLQSLIYDLAKEHMVNEFRYPEVCMSFKYDPSFPIRGLYYDKQNGCLLKLDFFGSIEPDGCFYGRRQVGEKEIEEIYGTRHIGRDQARELVGLMDFFCFSEACLIADIVQYFVDAKLEFDACYIYQDVNRAIEHVHRSGLVHRGILSDPHRYLVKNGQLLHFLRLLKEKGKKLFLLTNSPYYFVDGGMQFMLEDSTGGRDSWRELFDVVIAKANKPEFYTSERPFRCYDTEKDTLAFTKVDKFLQNKIYYHGCLKSFLQITKWNGPEVIYFGDHLFSDLRGPSKAGWRTAAIIQELESEIRMQNEDSYRFEQAKFHILQELLGRLHATVANNKRSEAYKLLMDELNEERQKARSMMKRMFNRSFGATFLTDKGQESAFAYHIHQYADVYTSKPENFLFYSPETWLHAPFDIKIMPHHVKVPSSLFKNQ, from the exons ATGGCTTCCTTTCGCAGGCTTCTTCCTCTTTGCTCCTCCCTCAAc AGAACGAGCTTTTCTTCTCCTAGAGTTCGAGAAg gaTTAGGAGCAAATGTTCGAGGCTACAGTGGAATTGCACCCTCTGAGGAAACGATATCAAAGTTTGAGGAAGGAATAAGGCGAGCTGAGGCGGATTTGGTGGTTAATGATGACATTGACAAGATTCGGAGGGAATTTGATGCTGCCAAACGGAGTTTCCTTAAGATTCCCGAAGCACTCAAGGCAATGCCGAAGACAAATCCTGAAG GGATATATGTCAATAGGAGTATTAGACTGGATCTTATTCAAGTATATGGATTCGACTATGATTTTACGTTGGCACATTACTCTGCTAACTTGCAGAGTTTGATATATGATCTCGCAAAGGAGCATATGGTGAATGAG TTTAGGTATCCTGAGGTTTGCATGAGTTTTAAATATGATCCATCTTTTCCCATTAGAGGACTGTACTATGACAAGCAGAATGGGTGTCTCTTGAAGTTGGATTTTTTTGGTTCAATAGAGCCAGATGGGTGCTTCTACGGTCGTCGCCAG GTAGGTGAGAAGGAAATAGAAGAGATATATGGCACAAGACATATTGGCCGTGACCAGGCGCGTGAGCTTGTGGGCTTGATGGACTTTTTCTGCTTCAGCGAG GCATGCCTCATTGCTGATATTGTGCAGTATTTCGTTGATGCTAAACTAGAATTCGATGCCTGTTATATATATCAAGATGTCAATCGTGCAATTGAGCATGTTCATCGAAGTGGTTTGGTTCATAGAGGAATTCTTTCTGATCCTCATCGATATCTAGTAAAAAAT GGTCAGCTATTACACTTTCTTAGGCTGTTAAAGGAGAAAGGGAAGAAACTTTTCTTGCTGACAAACTCACcgtattattttgttgatgGAGGGATGCAGTTTATGTTGGAG GATTCTACGGGTGGCAGAGATTCGTGGAGGGAGCTTTTTGATGTTGTAATTGCAAAAGCTAATAAGCCAGAGTTTTACACTTCTGAGCGTCCATTCCG GTGCTATGACACTGAGAAGGACACTCTAGCTTTTACAAAAGTGGataaatttcttcaaaataaaatatattaccACGGGTGCCTCAAATCCTTTCTCCAAATTACAAAGTGGAATGGTCCAGAG gtGATATACTTTGGTGATCACCTATTTAGTGACTTAAGAGGCCCTTCAAAGGCTGGTTGGCGGACTGCTGCGATCATCCAGGAACTAGAA AGTGAAATACGCATGCAAAACGAGGATAGTTATCGATTTGAACAG GCAAAATTTCATATACTACAGGAATTGCTTGGGAGGTTACATGCAACTGTAGCCAATAATAAGAGAAGTGAGGCATACAAGTTACTTATGGATGAACTAAATGAAGAGAGGCAGAAAGCACGCTCCATGATGAAGAGAATGTTCAATAGATCTTTTGGGGCCACCTTCCTCACTGACAAAGGTCAAGAATCTGCTTTTGCATATCACATCCATCAATATGCCGATGTTTACACTAGTAAACCAGAGAACTTCTTGTTCTATTCACCTGAGACATGGCTCCATGCACCCTTTGATATCAAGATCATGCCTCATCATGTGAAG GTTCCATCAAGTTTGTTCAAAAATCAGTAG
- the LOC18589062 gene encoding cinnamoyl-CoA reductase 1 translates to MDQEKPTVCVLDASTYVGFWILKGLLSRGYTVHAALQRKGSETEIEEKIKEMERVEDRLAVFTVDILDYQSILVALKGCSALFCCLDSPDGYDDVIVDLEVRGAINVVEACAQTDTIEKIVFSSSLTAAVWRENICLEKDVDERCWSDQDFCRKMKLWYALAKTLSEQAAWALAMDRMLNMVSVNAGLVLGPGVAQQNPRSTMSYLKGAAQMFENGVLAFVDVGFLADVNIRAFEDSSTCGRYFCFNQIVNTEEEAVKLAQSLSPLLSLPSKYECQGSEVYAERLRTKKLNKLVEGTA, encoded by the exons ATGGATCAAGAAAAGCCAACAGTTTGTGTTCTTGATGCATCAACCTATGTGGGTTTTTGGATTCTCAAAGGACTCTTGAGTAGAGGTTACACAGTTCATGCAGCTCTTCAGAGAAAGG GATCAGAGACAGAGATAGAGGAGAAAATCAAGGAAATGGAAAGAGTGGAGGACAGATTAGCAGTTTTTACTGTGGATATTCTGGATTACCAGAGCATTCTTGTTGCGTTGAAGGGTTGCTCTGCTTTGTTCTGTTGTTTAGATAGCCCAGATGGTTATGAT GATGTAATTGTGGATTTGGAAGTTAGGGGAGCAATCAATGTGGTGGAGGCATGTGCACAAACAGATACCATAGAGAAGATAGTATTCAGCTCTTCCTTAACTGCAGCTGTTTGGAGAGAGAATATTTGTTTAGAGAAAGATGTGGATGAGAGGTGTTGGAGTGATCAAGATTTCTGCCGGAAAATGAAG TTGTGGTATGCCCTGGCTAAAACACTCTCCGAGCAGGCTGCTTGGGCTCTTGCCATGGATCGAATGCTTAACATGGTTTCTGTGAATGCTGGACTAGTTCTCGGCCCCGGGGTTGCACAACAAAATCCTCGGTCAACCATGTCCTATCTTAAAG GAGCCGCtcaaatgtttgaaaatgGAGTTCTAGCATTTGTCGATGTTGGTTTTTTAGCTGACGTTAATATCCGAGCTTTTGAAGATTCATCTACATGTGGAAGATACTTTTGCTTCAATCAGATAGTGAATACTGAGGAAGAAGCTGTTAAACTGGCTCAAAGTTTGAGCCCTTTGTTATCTTTACCCTCCAA GTATGAATGCCAAGGGAGTGAGGTCTATGCTGAGAGGTTGAGGACCAAGAAATTGAATAAGCTGGTTGAAGGCACtgcataa